A genomic window from Natrinema sp. HArc-T2 includes:
- a CDS encoding 3-hydroxyacyl-CoA dehydrogenase NAD-binding domain-containing protein, giving the protein MELEDINTIAVLGAGNMGHGITEVAAIAGYDVRMRDINDEFVQNGYEQLEWSLGKLAENDQLTEEEADAALERVTPLVDMEEAVADADVVIEAVPEQMEIKTDVYTDLEAVAPDRTIFATNTSSLSITDLSEVTDRPEQFCGMHFFNPPIRMDLVEVISGAHTADETLDVVEALAEDFGKTPVRVRKDVPGFIVNRILVPLMNEAAWLVEDDVATIEEVDATTKFDIGLPMGSFELADYVGIDVGYHVLEYMHEVAGERYEPCPLLEAKVDDEAFGQKSGVGFYDYEDGDGADVPMDDELFNETVKERLLAVVANEVAYLVGADVASPTEIDTAVKLGGRWPKGPAKFADEYGVDALADALEDAYEETDHPRYEPVDHLATVAEAGGFYDDAGAGEPDGTPAFDTLELTYPRERVAQIELDRPQQMNSISLELIEELDTALDHIEDDDSVRALLLTGAGSKAFSAGADFMSIAGGGIDPYNIVELSKYGQETFGRLEEIEIPTIAAIDGYCLGGGMELVTCADIRLATTRSEFGQPEFDLGLLPGWGGTQRLQRIVGMGRAKEIIFTAERFPAEEMAEFGFVNEVVDPGEFETTAHDYAEKLAGGPPLAMRYTKRAMHKGWDNHEAGLEIESMGFGHVVNSEDVHEGINAFFGDGDPEFEGK; this is encoded by the coding sequence ATGGAACTCGAGGATATCAACACTATCGCAGTTCTGGGAGCCGGAAACATGGGCCACGGCATCACCGAGGTCGCCGCCATCGCAGGCTACGACGTGCGGATGCGCGACATCAACGACGAGTTCGTCCAGAACGGCTACGAGCAGCTCGAGTGGTCGCTGGGCAAGCTCGCCGAAAACGACCAGCTCACCGAAGAAGAGGCCGACGCAGCCCTAGAGCGCGTCACGCCGCTGGTCGACATGGAGGAAGCTGTCGCCGACGCCGACGTCGTCATCGAGGCCGTCCCCGAACAGATGGAGATCAAAACGGACGTATACACCGACCTCGAGGCGGTCGCTCCCGATCGGACGATCTTCGCGACGAACACCTCGAGTCTCTCGATTACGGACCTCTCGGAGGTCACCGACCGGCCCGAGCAGTTCTGTGGGATGCACTTTTTCAATCCGCCGATCCGGATGGATCTCGTCGAGGTCATCTCCGGGGCACACACTGCGGACGAGACGCTCGACGTCGTCGAGGCCCTCGCCGAAGACTTCGGAAAGACCCCCGTACGCGTCCGGAAGGACGTTCCCGGGTTCATCGTCAACCGGATTCTCGTGCCCCTGATGAACGAGGCCGCGTGGCTGGTCGAGGACGACGTCGCCACGATCGAAGAAGTCGACGCGACGACGAAGTTCGACATCGGGCTGCCGATGGGGAGTTTCGAACTCGCCGACTACGTCGGTATCGACGTCGGCTACCACGTCCTCGAGTACATGCACGAAGTCGCGGGCGAGCGCTACGAACCGTGCCCGCTGCTGGAAGCGAAAGTCGACGACGAGGCGTTCGGACAGAAGTCTGGCGTGGGCTTCTACGACTACGAGGACGGCGACGGCGCGGACGTTCCGATGGACGATGAGCTGTTCAACGAGACCGTCAAGGAGCGCCTGCTCGCCGTCGTCGCGAACGAAGTCGCCTATCTCGTCGGTGCGGACGTCGCGTCGCCCACGGAGATCGACACCGCGGTCAAACTCGGTGGCCGCTGGCCGAAAGGGCCCGCGAAGTTCGCCGACGAGTACGGCGTCGACGCGCTCGCCGACGCACTCGAGGACGCTTACGAGGAAACCGACCACCCACGATACGAGCCCGTCGACCACCTCGCCACCGTCGCCGAAGCGGGTGGCTTCTACGACGACGCGGGCGCGGGCGAACCGGACGGAACGCCGGCGTTCGACACGCTCGAGCTGACCTACCCCAGAGAACGGGTCGCACAGATCGAACTCGACCGACCCCAGCAGATGAACTCCATCAGCCTCGAGCTGATCGAGGAACTCGACACCGCGCTCGATCACATCGAGGACGACGACAGCGTTCGCGCACTTCTGCTGACGGGGGCCGGCTCGAAGGCGTTCTCCGCGGGCGCGGACTTCATGAGCATCGCCGGCGGGGGAATCGACCCCTACAACATCGTCGAGCTCTCGAAGTACGGTCAGGAGACGTTCGGTCGCCTCGAAGAGATCGAGATTCCGACTATCGCCGCCATCGACGGCTACTGTCTCGGCGGCGGAATGGAACTCGTGACGTGTGCCGACATCCGGCTCGCGACCACGCGCTCGGAGTTCGGCCAGCCCGAGTTCGATCTCGGCTTGCTCCCTGGCTGGGGTGGTACCCAACGGCTCCAGCGCATCGTCGGCATGGGCCGTGCAAAGGAGATCATCTTCACTGCAGAGCGGTTCCCCGCCGAGGAGATGGCCGAGTTCGGCTTCGTCAACGAAGTCGTCGACCCCGGCGAGTTCGAAACGACCGCACACGACTATGCCGAGAAGCTCGCTGGTGGCCCACCGCTCGCGATGCGCTATACGAAACGCGCGATGCACAAGGGCTGGGACAACCACGAGGCCGGGCTCGAGATCGAATCGATGGGCTTCGGACACGTCGTCAACTCCGAGGACGTTCACGAGGGAATCAACGCCTTCTTCGGCGACGGCGACCCCGAGTTTGAGGGTAAGTAA
- a CDS encoding helix-turn-helix domain-containing protein produces MREFVFALEYDPGTNPVADVLEANPETTVRSLACHVTPESLWRVDHATGTQAGIEALEAAYREPTYCADCLVRDDCGADCETQLLDRSSDELVVYTYWDRTDICTSVPHLALEYLGEGLLFETYREGRRYRWRIVLGSDAPVGDFFDALGDEVGECAGMEMLRLTDLDPGREEDDADASLPAEQRAALQAAVEYGYYETPRRTDLSELAEKLDVPRSTLSYRLRRAEASLATAFVADDSLEWDETLAVGR; encoded by the coding sequence ATGAGAGAGTTCGTCTTCGCCCTCGAGTACGATCCCGGCACGAACCCGGTGGCGGACGTCCTCGAAGCAAACCCGGAGACGACGGTGCGGTCGCTCGCGTGTCACGTCACGCCCGAGAGCCTCTGGCGGGTCGATCACGCGACCGGCACGCAAGCGGGCATCGAGGCCCTCGAGGCGGCCTACCGCGAGCCGACCTACTGTGCGGACTGTCTGGTTCGGGACGACTGTGGGGCCGACTGCGAGACGCAACTGCTCGATCGCTCGAGCGACGAGCTCGTCGTCTACACCTACTGGGATCGCACCGACATCTGTACGTCGGTCCCCCATCTCGCGCTCGAGTATCTCGGCGAGGGGCTGCTCTTCGAGACCTACCGGGAGGGCCGGCGCTATCGCTGGCGGATCGTCCTCGGGAGCGACGCGCCAGTCGGTGACTTCTTCGACGCGCTCGGTGACGAAGTCGGCGAGTGTGCCGGTATGGAGATGTTGCGGTTGACCGATCTCGACCCGGGTCGCGAGGAAGACGACGCGGACGCGTCGCTGCCAGCCGAACAGCGGGCGGCGCTGCAGGCCGCTGTCGAATACGGCTACTACGAGACACCCCGCCGAACCGACCTCTCGGAACTCGCAGAGAAACTGGACGTGCCGCGGTCGACGCTCTCCTACCGGCTCCGGCGGGCCGAGGCGAGCCTCGCGACCGCGTTCGTCGCCGACGACTCGCTCGAGTGGGACGAGACGCTCGCAGTCGGTCGGTGA
- a CDS encoding acyl-CoA dehydrogenase family protein, which translates to MEFGLTEEHQQIRDEVRRFAENEIVPNAEQYDTEEAFPHEIVDKAAEMGLVGASIPMEYGGAGYSMLESVLIIEELFAHDPGIALSITASSFGTEAIREFGTEDQKERFLEPVAAGEKISGAAISEPDTGSDVSSVSTRAEKDGDEWVINGNKMWITNGSVGDFFVVLCETNPDAEGRYNGFSQLVVEADRDGFSADKITGKMGIRASDTAELILDDVRVPEENLIGTRDAAFMQQMYFFDETRTGVAAQGLGIAKGALEASLEYAQDREQFGKSISEFQAIQHKLADMATQTEAARNLTYKAAWNVDQGNDITKLASMAKEYASRIAVDVADEAVQIHGGAGYVNDFPVERFYRDSKITQIYEGTTEIQKNIIARELLE; encoded by the coding sequence ATGGAATTCGGGCTCACCGAAGAACACCAGCAGATCCGCGACGAAGTCCGCCGCTTCGCCGAGAACGAGATCGTCCCCAACGCCGAGCAGTACGACACTGAGGAGGCGTTCCCACACGAGATCGTCGATAAAGCCGCCGAGATGGGGCTAGTCGGTGCCTCGATCCCCATGGAATACGGCGGCGCTGGCTACTCGATGCTCGAGTCGGTGCTCATCATCGAAGAGTTGTTCGCCCACGACCCGGGCATCGCGCTCTCGATTACGGCTAGTTCCTTCGGGACCGAGGCCATCCGTGAGTTCGGGACCGAAGACCAGAAAGAACGGTTCTTGGAGCCAGTCGCAGCAGGCGAGAAGATCTCCGGCGCGGCGATTTCGGAACCCGACACCGGTTCGGACGTGTCCTCGGTGTCGACCCGCGCCGAGAAGGACGGCGACGAGTGGGTGATCAACGGGAACAAGATGTGGATCACCAACGGCTCCGTCGGCGACTTCTTCGTCGTCCTCTGTGAGACCAACCCCGACGCCGAGGGTCGCTACAACGGGTTCAGCCAACTCGTCGTCGAAGCCGACCGCGACGGCTTTTCCGCCGACAAGATTACCGGCAAGATGGGCATTCGCGCCTCCGATACCGCCGAACTCATCCTCGACGACGTCCGCGTCCCCGAAGAAAACCTCATCGGCACCCGCGACGCCGCCTTCATGCAGCAGATGTACTTTTTCGACGAGACCCGCACCGGCGTCGCCGCACAGGGACTCGGCATCGCGAAGGGGGCGCTCGAGGCATCCCTCGAGTACGCTCAGGACCGCGAGCAGTTCGGCAAGTCGATCTCGGAGTTCCAGGCCATCCAGCACAAACTCGCCGACATGGCCACGCAGACCGAAGCCGCGCGCAACCTGACGTACAAGGCCGCCTGGAACGTCGACCAGGGCAACGACATCACCAAGCTCGCCTCGATGGCCAAGGAGTACGCCTCCCGCATCGCCGTCGACGTCGCCGACGAGGCCGTCCAGATCCACGGTGGGGCCGGCTACGTCAACGACTTCCCCGTCGAACGATTCTACCGCGACTCGAAGATCACCCAGATCTACGAGGGCACCACCGAGATCCAGAAGAACATCATCGCGCGGGAGCTACTCGAGTAA